Proteins from a genomic interval of uncultured Desulfuromusa sp.:
- a CDS encoding methyl-accepting chemotaxis protein, which yields MFDNLKIGKKMLLLSGTILCLLLVVLTVGIYGLFNTINSGQKVAEGELLKANLAELEIAHQNWAGQIATFLNDDSVNELNIQTDPHKCSFGQWYYGEGRQKAEQMLPGLHENLLAIEKPHAALHASAKAIQAAYRSADPYLPQFLTEKELDHMGWAYKIQQAIIARDNGVNVEFDHTKCSLGQFLYGEEGRRAVEMVPELGAIFAAIKGPHEQLHSQGERLSNILKAGNYTQAAGYFAAEVTPTLEEVGELLQKAKQNAVAALKGQQEAELIFSTETQQNLQGVQKELSAMREKVSGHADTLIYENNSSVKTQTVTVISFGVIALILGSLISVLISRSLTGPMRKTVDMLEELEKGHIDKRLQLNRKDEIGQMAESMDRFADSLQNEVVDSLQKLADGNLTFQVTPRDSQDLLRGSLEKLGNDLNSVMAQILVAGEEIASASGQVADSSQVLSQGATESAASLEEISASLNQTSSQATQNAENATQANSISIDTKQAAEKGSTQMKQMVSAMAEINEAGQNISKIIKTIDEIAFQTNLLALNAAVEAARAGQHGKGFAVVAEEVRNLAARSAKAAAETAELIEGSVVKTASGSAIAEQTAAALVEIVTGVGKASDLVAEIAAASHEQAQGVAEINQGISQIDTVTQQNTASAEESAATAEEMSGQAAQLRHMLQRFTLKEKHHHVSNNVAPSQHVAPSRPTEVKKSATGGSIGWGGATPIAAKTEIYLDDQEFGKF from the coding sequence ATGTTTGATAATCTTAAAATCGGTAAAAAAATGCTGCTGCTTTCCGGAACCATTCTGTGCCTGTTGCTGGTTGTCCTGACCGTTGGAATCTACGGTTTGTTTAACACGATTAACAGCGGTCAAAAGGTGGCCGAAGGCGAACTACTCAAAGCTAACCTGGCGGAACTCGAAATCGCGCATCAGAACTGGGCAGGTCAGATCGCAACTTTCCTGAACGATGACAGTGTCAATGAGCTCAATATTCAGACGGATCCTCATAAATGCAGTTTTGGTCAATGGTATTACGGTGAGGGACGACAAAAAGCAGAGCAGATGCTGCCGGGACTTCACGAGAATCTTCTGGCGATTGAGAAACCCCATGCGGCCCTGCATGCCTCGGCCAAAGCGATCCAAGCCGCTTATCGTTCCGCCGATCCCTATCTGCCGCAATTTTTAACGGAAAAAGAGCTGGACCACATGGGCTGGGCCTATAAAATCCAACAGGCCATTATTGCAAGAGATAACGGTGTCAATGTCGAATTTGATCATACCAAATGCTCGCTGGGGCAATTTCTTTATGGCGAAGAGGGGCGTAGGGCTGTGGAGATGGTTCCTGAGTTAGGGGCTATCTTTGCAGCAATCAAGGGCCCGCATGAACAACTTCATAGCCAGGGGGAGAGACTCAGCAATATTCTAAAGGCCGGCAACTATACCCAGGCCGCTGGATATTTTGCAGCAGAGGTAACTCCAACACTCGAGGAAGTGGGGGAGTTGCTCCAGAAAGCAAAACAGAATGCTGTCGCTGCACTTAAGGGACAACAAGAAGCGGAGCTGATTTTCAGTACGGAAACACAACAGAATCTTCAGGGGGTACAGAAAGAACTGTCAGCAATGAGAGAGAAGGTTTCCGGGCATGCAGACACTTTAATTTACGAGAATAATAGCTCAGTGAAGACCCAGACGGTGACGGTCATTTCTTTTGGTGTTATCGCTCTCATCCTTGGTTCCCTGATCTCAGTTCTGATCAGCCGCTCCCTGACCGGTCCGATGCGTAAAACGGTCGATATGCTGGAAGAACTGGAGAAAGGTCATATTGATAAGCGTCTGCAGCTGAATAGAAAAGATGAGATTGGCCAGATGGCTGAATCAATGGACCGTTTTGCCGATTCATTACAGAATGAAGTGGTTGATTCCCTGCAAAAGCTGGCTGACGGCAACCTGACTTTCCAGGTGACACCCAGAGACAGTCAGGACCTCCTGCGTGGCAGCCTGGAAAAGTTAGGCAATGATCTGAATAGTGTCATGGCGCAAATTCTGGTGGCAGGAGAAGAGATTGCGTCAGCTTCAGGACAGGTTGCAGACTCAAGCCAGGTCTTGTCTCAGGGCGCAACTGAGTCGGCGGCTTCATTGGAAGAAATTTCCGCATCGCTCAATCAAACATCATCACAGGCAACCCAGAATGCTGAGAATGCAACGCAGGCCAATAGTATATCAATTGACACCAAGCAGGCGGCTGAAAAAGGCAGTACACAAATGAAGCAGATGGTTTCAGCAATGGCTGAAATCAATGAGGCTGGTCAGAATATCTCCAAAATCATCAAGACGATCGATGAAATTGCCTTCCAGACTAACCTGCTTGCGCTGAATGCTGCGGTAGAAGCCGCCCGCGCCGGACAACATGGCAAGGGTTTTGCTGTGGTTGCTGAAGAAGTTCGAAATTTGGCGGCCCGCAGTGCCAAGGCCGCAGCAGAAACGGCTGAGTTGATTGAAGGGTCGGTGGTAAAAACGGCCAGCGGCAGCGCAATCGCCGAGCAGACGGCAGCAGCGCTGGTGGAGATTGTCACCGGAGTCGGCAAAGCGAGTGATCTGGTCGCTGAAATAGCGGCAGCCAGTCATGAGCAGGCTCAGGGAGTGGCTGAGATCAACCAGGGGATCAGTCAGATCGATACCGTGACCCAGCAGAATACGGCCAGTGCCGAAGAGAGTGCTGCGACTGCCGAAGAAATGTCAGGTCAGGCGGCCCAATTACGGCACATGCTGCAGCGGTTCACATTAAAGGAAAAACATCACCATGTAAGCAACAATGTTGCACCCAGCCAACATGTTGCGCCCAGCCGGCCAACGGAAGTGAAGAAGTCTGCAACAGGCGGATCAATTGGTTGGGGTGGTGCAACCCCGATTGCAGCCAAGACTGAAATCTATCTGGATGATCAGGAATTTGGCAAGTTCTAG
- a CDS encoding substrate-binding domain-containing protein translates to MKQKLILLLLFIFQAIAVNATAQDQLLIEGTGDNQQLLRVLARAFEAETPGSKIIIPDSIGSSGGVRALVKGKCDMARLARLLKEKETTMADDLVSREFALSPVLFVANLTDSCVDSLSYEQITDIFSGKINNWSQLGKCQSHEIYLAMREVGDSSRNVLEQNIPGLSEIREPVGKVIYSTPETRQIIEEYPFTFSFLPKTAISSKMTVFALNGIVANEKNIQKNEYPLVSPYSLVWRGEPSGLGQKFLDFVFSAKGAEIIRTMGAVPVSGN, encoded by the coding sequence ATGAAACAAAAGCTCATTTTACTCTTACTTTTTATTTTTCAGGCCATTGCCGTTAATGCAACTGCGCAGGATCAATTATTAATCGAAGGAACCGGTGATAATCAGCAACTGCTACGGGTCTTGGCGAGAGCATTTGAAGCAGAAACTCCCGGCAGCAAAATTATCATTCCTGACAGTATTGGATCATCAGGTGGTGTTCGAGCGCTTGTAAAAGGAAAATGCGATATGGCCCGGCTTGCCCGACTGTTAAAAGAAAAAGAAACAACCATGGCAGACGATTTAGTTTCCCGGGAATTTGCTTTGTCACCCGTTCTTTTCGTCGCTAATTTAACAGATTCCTGTGTTGACAGTCTCAGTTATGAACAGATCACAGACATTTTTTCCGGGAAAATAAACAACTGGTCGCAGTTGGGAAAATGCCAATCGCACGAGATCTATCTGGCTATGCGTGAAGTCGGCGATTCATCAAGAAATGTTTTAGAACAAAACATCCCGGGATTAAGCGAAATTAGAGAACCGGTCGGGAAAGTTATTTATTCGACTCCGGAAACCAGGCAGATTATCGAGGAATATCCATTTACCTTCAGTTTTCTGCCCAAAACAGCCATATCATCAAAGATGACCGTATTTGCCCTGAATGGAATCGTGGCAAATGAAAAAAACATCCAAAAAAATGAATACCCTCTCGTATCACCCTATAGCTTGGTCTGGAGAGGAGAACCTTCCGGTCTTGGGCAAAAATTCCTTGATTTTGTTTTCAGTGCCAAAGGAGCGGAGATTATACGAACGATGGGAGCGGTTCCTGTGAGTGGAAATTAA
- a CDS encoding response regulator: MRCSIKRKFLLGQTIAIVASVVLLGSSFFYAIYINFRSIQDDNLTVVAESLAEHLTLCLKGKIELMERIDTHEYHKNYRDPVLLKELAELHQSMPVLSWVSREGKEEVKVVDGQMSAELSSFSEAPWLKRLLENPNHVIINGPLISPELEKTSIEFLIARFKYFGDEFMGILRGAISFTDLTEMETARKKVWEDGYYSVVDGNGKVFFSTGPQNIVGQQLSSVFSFGSSNFSKATIDDIETLNFWSPVHLTGWKIVVTVPFTEVTSIPNKIALLSVAVAFLSILLGIAIASYLATPIVEDIHAIQEHASDVASGRLDQRLSVSSAEELKALGESINWMTANIARHHSELTESKNQALTLAAEADAASRTKSQFLANMSHEIRTPMNGVLGMAEMTLETDLTTEQRQAIETIRTSGEALLSIINDILDFSKIEAGKLEIESINFNLTALVEDVCQLLAQQAHSKGLELIVDIAEDVPTNVTSDPSRIRQVLTNILGNAIKFTKSGEVIVSIRTLQTTESDSLVSFKVMDTGVGMSEDIQKNLFQPFTQADGSTTRKFGGTGLGLAISKHLTTMMGGKIGCQSHEGKGSEFWFTLPLKKSTGTYIVAKTPADALSGYRALVIDDNETNRKLLGQQLSSWNVDQQTADNGIEGLTLLHQAIEDGKPFDLVILDMHMPNMDGLEVARLIKKDKNLRDTKLVMLTSVGIRGDAMLAKQVGIKVYLTKPVRQIDLYNTLATLVKEETTADDGLITQYNLEKDYTRFNAKVLLAEDNLVNQQVAKGVLRKLGCQVELAIDGTQAASLAETNKYDIIFMDCQMPRMDGYEATEVIRRQEQSRGSGRTPIIALTANALSGDREKCLMAGMDDYISKPFSQKRIADILEQRLPKELLQRDNIEPLRHKVSTVLEDAHPQDDLIDYAALDVIRGLQTDDSPDLLTQIIDLFLNETPDQITQLQKAFDSHDASTMRHIAHSLKSSSANLGAMPLAKLFKELEEKARRNSLMGASEIIERIRNLFDKVATQLKREKAI; encoded by the coding sequence ATGCGATGCTCAATTAAACGAAAATTTCTCCTTGGCCAAACCATAGCTATTGTGGCGAGTGTTGTGTTGCTCGGCAGCAGTTTCTTTTATGCGATTTATATCAATTTTCGGAGTATCCAGGATGATAATCTGACAGTCGTTGCAGAAAGCTTGGCGGAACACCTGACCCTTTGTCTTAAGGGTAAAATTGAATTGATGGAGAGAATTGACACTCACGAATATCATAAAAACTATCGTGATCCTGTTTTGCTTAAAGAGTTAGCTGAATTGCATCAAAGCATGCCGGTTTTAAGTTGGGTCAGTCGGGAAGGCAAGGAAGAAGTCAAAGTTGTTGATGGCCAGATGTCTGCAGAATTATCCAGCTTTAGCGAAGCTCCATGGCTCAAGAGGCTTCTTGAAAACCCCAATCATGTCATCATTAACGGTCCACTCATCTCTCCCGAGCTTGAAAAAACGTCAATTGAGTTTTTAATTGCCCGATTTAAGTATTTTGGTGATGAGTTTATGGGAATTCTGCGCGGGGCGATCAGCTTTACAGATTTAACTGAAATGGAAACAGCAAGGAAGAAAGTCTGGGAAGATGGTTATTACAGCGTTGTCGACGGCAATGGTAAAGTCTTTTTCTCAACGGGACCACAAAACATTGTCGGACAACAGTTGTCATCCGTATTCTCCTTTGGCTCATCCAATTTCAGCAAAGCGACTATTGATGATATTGAAACTCTCAATTTCTGGTCTCCCGTTCATTTGACCGGCTGGAAGATTGTCGTTACCGTTCCTTTTACTGAAGTCACAAGCATACCAAACAAAATAGCTTTGCTCTCTGTGGCGGTTGCTTTTCTGTCTATTTTGCTGGGAATTGCGATAGCATCCTACTTGGCCACACCCATTGTTGAAGATATCCACGCGATTCAAGAACATGCGTCAGACGTCGCTTCCGGCCGTTTAGATCAAAGATTGTCTGTCAGCTCCGCAGAAGAACTGAAAGCCCTCGGGGAATCCATTAACTGGATGACCGCAAATATTGCACGGCATCACTCGGAATTAACGGAGTCAAAAAATCAGGCTCTGACTCTGGCTGCCGAAGCTGATGCGGCAAGCCGGACCAAATCACAATTTTTAGCCAATATGAGTCATGAAATCCGCACCCCGATGAACGGTGTATTGGGAATGGCTGAGATGACACTTGAAACCGATCTGACCACTGAACAACGTCAGGCGATCGAAACCATTCGGACTTCAGGGGAAGCTCTGTTGTCGATTATCAACGACATTCTTGATTTCTCTAAAATTGAAGCCGGTAAACTGGAAATTGAATCTATCAACTTTAATCTCACCGCTTTGGTTGAGGATGTGTGCCAGTTGCTGGCTCAACAGGCTCACTCCAAAGGATTGGAGCTGATTGTCGATATTGCCGAGGATGTTCCCACAAATGTTACGTCTGATCCGAGCCGAATCCGGCAAGTTCTTACGAATATTCTGGGCAATGCGATCAAGTTTACCAAGTCCGGTGAAGTGATCGTCTCAATCCGGACGTTGCAAACGACAGAATCCGATTCGCTTGTATCTTTCAAAGTTATGGATACCGGTGTGGGGATGAGTGAAGATATACAAAAAAATCTGTTTCAACCTTTCACTCAAGCGGATGGATCAACGACCCGAAAGTTTGGCGGTACAGGATTGGGATTGGCTATTTCCAAACATTTGACCACCATGATGGGGGGCAAGATCGGTTGCCAGAGTCATGAAGGAAAGGGCTCTGAATTTTGGTTCACTTTGCCGCTTAAAAAATCTACCGGCACTTATATCGTCGCAAAAACTCCAGCCGACGCTTTATCCGGATATCGCGCTTTGGTGATCGACGATAATGAGACCAACCGTAAGCTCCTGGGGCAGCAGTTGAGCAGTTGGAATGTCGACCAGCAAACTGCTGATAACGGTATTGAAGGCCTCACCTTGTTGCATCAGGCAATCGAAGACGGCAAACCTTTCGACTTGGTCATTCTGGATATGCACATGCCCAATATGGACGGGTTAGAAGTGGCTCGGTTGATCAAGAAAGACAAAAACCTGCGAGATACCAAACTTGTGATGCTCACGTCAGTCGGCATTCGTGGTGATGCGATGCTGGCGAAGCAGGTCGGTATCAAGGTTTATCTAACAAAGCCTGTAAGACAGATCGATCTCTATAATACTCTGGCGACTCTTGTAAAGGAGGAAACAACGGCAGATGATGGTCTCATTACTCAGTATAATCTGGAAAAAGATTATACTCGATTCAATGCCAAAGTTTTGCTGGCAGAAGACAATCTGGTGAATCAGCAGGTGGCCAAAGGAGTGTTGCGCAAACTCGGTTGCCAGGTCGAACTGGCTATCGACGGGACTCAAGCGGCTTCGCTGGCTGAAACCAATAAATACGACATCATTTTCATGGATTGCCAGATGCCGCGCATGGATGGCTACGAAGCAACGGAAGTCATTCGTCGCCAGGAACAAAGCCGGGGCAGCGGCCGCACTCCAATTATTGCCCTGACTGCCAATGCTCTAAGCGGAGACCGGGAAAAGTGTTTGATGGCCGGAATGGATGACTATATCAGTAAACCATTCAGCCAAAAGAGGATTGCTGACATCCTCGAACAAAGACTGCCGAAAGAGTTGCTGCAACGGGACAATATCGAGCCCCTGAGACATAAAGTATCTACCGTTTTAGAGGATGCTCATCCACAGGATGATCTTATTGATTATGCTGCTCTGGACGTGATTCGAGGACTGCAAACTGATGACAGCCCGGATCTTCTGACCCAGATCATCGATCTCTTTCTGAATGAGACTCCGGACCAGATTACCCAACTGCAGAAAGCTTTTGACAGTCATGACGCTTCAACGATGCGCCATATTGCTCACAGCCTGAAATCGAGTAGCGCCAATCTGGGAGCGATGCCACTGGCGAAGTTGTTCAAAGAACTGGAAGAAAAAGCCCGGCGCAATTCACTGATGGGTGCAAGCGAAATTATTGAAAGGATCAGAAACTTATTTGATAAAGTCGCGACGCAGCTTAAGCGGGAAAAGGCCATATGA
- a CDS encoding EAL domain-containing protein, with amino-acid sequence MNTNETNLNAPLILIVDDEIASRLLMCASLKKAGFRVAEAEDGLMAVKEFESLQPDAVLLDVMMPKLDGFDTCRAIRKLKGGENTPILMVTGLDDIEAINKAFNSGATDFITKPINWTVLNFRIKYMLRASDAFYDVINKQKQIQKLAFFDHLTGLANRSMFKDTLEIALAESAKEESQLAVLFMDLDRFKTINDTLGHHVGDYLLKGVAERISYCIREADVFSRLSHRNTKHYVSRLGGDEFTIMLPRLKNPEDAGLVARRIKERLADPFVIDNTEIYISTSIGISIFPLDGTDAEVLMKHADLAMYHAKEKGKNNFQFYKKALNVKARERLDFENTVRKAVKQEQFELYYQPQIDLNTGSIIGAEALTRWNHPQHGAISPAKFIPAIEELGLIVPFTDWVIRQVGKDRFAMADLGVEVERIAINISSKQFTQQKIPQKINDALQPFGLNPQFLELELTESVLAHQDKETLAILSQIKEMGMSISVDDFGTGYSSMVYLKSLPIDVVKIDRFFIKDLLVSRKDAAIVKAIISMAHSMEMKVIAEGIEKHEQYEVLKTMGCDYGQGFLFSAAITQDEFSKTIYNNEILMKKKVC; translated from the coding sequence ATGAATACTAACGAAACAAATCTCAACGCTCCCTTGATACTGATTGTTGATGATGAAATAGCATCACGTTTGCTGATGTGTGCCAGTCTGAAAAAAGCAGGATTTCGCGTTGCTGAAGCAGAAGATGGTTTGATGGCGGTTAAAGAGTTTGAAAGCCTGCAACCGGATGCAGTCTTACTTGATGTTATGATGCCCAAGCTTGATGGTTTTGATACCTGTCGTGCCATTCGCAAATTGAAAGGAGGAGAAAACACTCCGATTCTTATGGTGACCGGCTTGGACGATATTGAAGCAATCAATAAAGCTTTTAATTCAGGAGCAACTGACTTTATCACAAAGCCTATCAATTGGACTGTCCTCAATTTTCGGATCAAATACATGTTGCGAGCCAGTGATGCCTTTTATGATGTCATCAACAAACAAAAACAAATTCAAAAGCTGGCATTTTTTGACCATTTAACCGGGTTGGCTAACCGTTCCATGTTTAAGGACACTTTAGAGATTGCCCTGGCTGAAAGTGCCAAGGAAGAATCGCAATTGGCCGTCTTATTCATGGACCTTGATCGTTTTAAAACAATCAATGACACCTTGGGCCATCATGTCGGAGATTATTTACTCAAAGGCGTTGCTGAGCGAATCAGCTATTGTATCCGTGAAGCAGATGTTTTCAGCCGTTTGAGCCATAGAAATACCAAGCATTACGTATCGAGGCTGGGAGGTGATGAATTCACCATCATGCTTCCAAGGCTTAAAAATCCGGAAGATGCCGGTCTGGTTGCTCGACGGATTAAGGAAAGGTTGGCAGATCCTTTTGTAATCGACAATACGGAGATTTATATATCGACGAGTATCGGGATCAGCATCTTTCCCCTCGATGGAACCGATGCGGAAGTGTTAATGAAGCATGCTGATCTGGCCATGTACCATGCCAAAGAGAAAGGCAAAAATAATTTCCAGTTTTATAAGAAGGCGCTGAACGTAAAAGCGCGTGAACGTCTGGATTTCGAAAATACCGTCCGTAAAGCCGTCAAACAAGAACAATTTGAACTTTACTATCAACCTCAGATTGATTTAAATACCGGTTCCATTATCGGGGCTGAAGCGCTAACCCGTTGGAATCACCCGCAACATGGGGCGATCTCCCCGGCAAAATTCATCCCGGCAATCGAGGAACTGGGACTCATTGTCCCATTCACGGACTGGGTTATTCGTCAAGTCGGAAAGGATCGATTCGCTATGGCTGATCTCGGGGTTGAGGTTGAGCGTATTGCCATCAATATTTCCAGCAAGCAGTTCACTCAGCAAAAAATTCCACAAAAAATTAATGACGCTCTACAACCATTTGGTTTAAATCCCCAGTTTCTTGAACTGGAACTGACAGAGTCAGTATTGGCACATCAGGATAAGGAAACCCTTGCGATTTTAAGTCAAATCAAAGAGATGGGGATGTCTATTTCGGTGGATGATTTTGGAACCGGATACTCTTCCATGGTTTATCTGAAAAGCTTGCCGATTGATGTTGTCAAAATTGATCGTTTTTTTATCAAGGATCTCCTCGTAAGCCGTAAGGATGCTGCCATCGTTAAAGCTATTATTTCCATGGCTCACAGCATGGAAATGAAAGTTATTGCTGAAGGCATTGAAAAGCATGAGCAGTATGAGGTCCTCAAGACAATGGGTTGTGATTATGGTCAAGGCTTTCTTTTCAGTGCCGCAATAACCCAGGATGAATTTTCAAAAACAATTTATAACAATGAGATCTTGATGAAGAAAAAGGTGTGCTGA
- a CDS encoding CerR family C-terminal domain-containing protein has translation MPQVTKNRTKRRTLPKRRDALETRSRLLTAAGQAFAEYGFKGANLREICQTAKVNLGAVTYYFGDKEQLYREALIAPHREMVNQDPPPNFQQFADPEPALKEWIFYFLRLTLIRRPAHPYLSKLVTREIIHPSIALNQLVDLVFTKVRGELVHIIAIMINRPPEDREVGTLANMTIMLCIQQEIGRAVLERFNFPPPESEEEIRELTEKVYRFSRAGIMEWKEIH, from the coding sequence ATGCCACAGGTCACCAAAAACAGAACCAAGCGAAGAACTCTCCCCAAGCGGCGTGATGCGCTTGAAACCCGTTCCAGATTGTTGACTGCTGCTGGGCAAGCTTTTGCAGAATATGGATTTAAAGGTGCAAATCTGAGAGAAATTTGCCAGACAGCGAAGGTCAATCTCGGAGCCGTCACGTATTACTTTGGTGACAAAGAGCAACTCTATCGAGAAGCACTGATCGCCCCCCACAGAGAGATGGTGAATCAAGACCCACCTCCCAATTTTCAACAATTTGCAGATCCGGAGCCGGCACTGAAAGAGTGGATCTTTTATTTTTTGCGATTAACCCTCATTCGACGACCGGCTCATCCTTATCTTTCCAAGTTAGTGACCCGGGAAATTATTCACCCCAGTATTGCCTTGAATCAGTTGGTCGATCTCGTATTCACAAAGGTTCGCGGTGAGCTGGTCCACATTATTGCTATCATGATCAATCGTCCCCCCGAAGACCGTGAAGTTGGGACCCTGGCTAATATGACCATCATGCTGTGCATTCAGCAGGAAATAGGGAGGGCGGTTCTGGAAAGATTCAATTTCCCTCCTCCGGAATCAGAGGAAGAAATCAGGGAATTAACAGAAAAGGTTTATCGCTTTTCTCGAGCCGGGATAATGGAATGGAAAGAGATCCACTGA
- a CDS encoding efflux RND transporter periplasmic adaptor subunit, with the protein MKKKILTPVVIIVVIASVAWGTWEWLGSQKDPGSALTLYGNIEIRDARLAFTEQEIVSEVTVNEGDTVVAGQVLARLKSQRLHDQLKEAQAQLEAQSQIVHRLVNGTRAQEIRQFRAELEAAGVRLKNAEKNARRLESTAASGASSQQVLDDAHAAVEIERAQLNVRRQAYNLAVEGPRSEDIAEARARLEANRAHLAYLNTRLEETVLKSPSAGIIQSRILEPGEMAGPTRPAFVLALTDPKWVRAYVSEPDLGRVKEGVNTKVSSDSWPDKKFSGQVGFISSIAEFTPKSVETTDLRTKLVYEVRIWVDDPNNQLRLGMPVTVEFETETATPASRLDSTRKTAAH; encoded by the coding sequence ATGAAAAAGAAAATATTGACTCCTGTGGTCATCATCGTTGTTATTGCTTCTGTGGCTTGGGGAACTTGGGAATGGTTGGGATCTCAAAAGGACCCCGGTTCCGCTTTAACCCTATATGGAAATATCGAAATCCGCGATGCAAGGTTGGCTTTTACAGAGCAGGAAATCGTTTCCGAAGTGACCGTGAATGAAGGGGATACGGTGGTTGCCGGCCAGGTGTTGGCGCGACTGAAATCGCAACGCCTTCACGATCAATTAAAGGAAGCCCAGGCTCAGCTGGAGGCCCAATCCCAGATTGTCCACCGGCTTGTAAACGGTACCCGCGCCCAGGAAATCAGGCAGTTTAGAGCAGAGTTGGAGGCCGCCGGAGTCCGGTTAAAAAATGCCGAAAAAAATGCCCGGCGGTTAGAAAGTACAGCCGCAAGTGGAGCCAGCAGTCAGCAGGTTCTCGATGACGCACACGCGGCAGTTGAGATAGAGCGAGCTCAGCTCAATGTCCGCCGACAGGCCTATAATCTTGCCGTTGAAGGGCCACGTTCAGAGGATATTGCAGAAGCCCGGGCGCGTCTGGAGGCCAACCGTGCTCACCTGGCCTATCTCAATACCCGTTTGGAAGAGACAGTTCTCAAGTCACCATCAGCAGGTATTATCCAGAGCCGAATCCTCGAACCGGGCGAAATGGCCGGACCGACCCGACCGGCATTTGTGCTTGCCCTTACGGATCCCAAGTGGGTTCGTGCCTATGTCTCCGAGCCTGATTTAGGTCGGGTAAAAGAAGGGGTAAACACAAAGGTGTCCAGTGATTCCTGGCCGGATAAAAAGTTTTCCGGTCAGGTCGGCTTTATCTCTTCAATTGCGGAATTTACTCCTAAAAGCGTGGAGACCACTGATCTGCGCACCAAACTGGTCTATGAAGTCCGTATCTGGGTAGATGACCCGAATAACCAGCTGCGCCTGGGAATGCCGGTCACGGTCGAGTTTGAGACCGAAACAGCAACACCGGCATCACGACTGGATAGCACCCGAAAGACTGCTGCACATTGA